TGACAAACACAACGTCATGTTGATCATTGATGATATCCCAAATGGCATGGGTCGTAGCGGCGAATGGTTTACTCATCAAGCGTTTGATATCGAACCTGACATCCTATGTATAGGTAAAGGTTTTGGCGGTGGCTTGGTTCCAATTGCAGCCATGGTTACCAAAGACAAATACAACACGGCAGCGCAAGTCTCACTTGGTCACTACACCCATGAGAAAAGCCCTATTGGCTGCGCAGCAGCACTCGCGACCATGGAAGTGATTGAACAAGAAAATCTACTTGAAAAAGTGCAAACAGACAGCGTATTCGTGCGTGAACATCTGCTTCAAATGAAAGAGAAATACCCAGTCATTGGTGACGTTCGCGGCATCGGGCTGCTTTGGGGTGTTGAGTTGGTCACCGACCATATCACTAAGACCAGAGCGTTCGACGAAGCAGAAGCCGTACTTTATCAATGTCTGAATGAGGGCCTGAGCTTTAAGGTGTCACAAGGTAACGTGATTCAGTTGAGCCCGCCATTGATCATCAGCCGCAGCGCACTAGAAGCTGCTCTGTCTGTATTCGAAAAAGCGATAGCCAAAGTCTGCAAAGATTTTGAATACCTTTAATTCATTCTCTAAATCAACATTTAAACCAATAACCTAAAACAATCATTCGTCCTTCCAGTAATTTGAACAGGGAGTGACACAAAAATAGGACACTATTATGAACACAACATCACCTATCCAAGCGGTTATCTTTGACTGGGCTGGCACTATCGTTGATTTCGGCTCGTTTGCTCCAACCAGTATTTTTGTTGAAGCATTCAAGCAAGGTTTCGACTTTGACATCGACTTAGCAGAAGCACGTGAACCTATGGGTATCGGCAAATGGGATCACATCCAAGCGGTGGGGCGAATTCCAGCGGTTGACGCTCGTTGGAAGGCTCAATTCGGACGTTCAATGACCAGTGAAGACGTTGATGCAATCTACGCGGCATTCATGCCTCTTCAAAAAGCGAAAGTAGCCGACCACGCAGCGCCAATTTTAAACGCGATTGAAGTCGTGAATACTCTAAAAGAAAAGAACGTAAAAATAGGCTCTTGTTCTGGTTACCCACGCGAAGTAATGGATGTGCTAATCCCTGCTGCTGCAGATTATGGCTACCGACCAGACAACGTAGTTGCAACGGATGACTTGCCTCAAGGTGGTCGCCCAGCTCCATTTATGGCACTGAAAAACGTAATCGACCTAGGTGTGACGAGCGTTGCTGCGTGTGTAAAAGTAGACGACGCAGCACCCGGCATTGATGAAGGCCACAACGCAGGCATGTGGACGGTAGGCCTTGTTCTATCTGGCAATGAGGCTGGATTAACGTATCAAGAATACTTAGATGCAGACGAAGCAACACTGGCAGCGGCTCGCGAAAAAGCCAGCGTTAAGCTAAACAAGTCCAACCCACACTATCTAGTTGACACGATTGCCGATTTACCTGAAGTGATTGCAGATATCGAAAAGCGTTTACTGGCAGGCGAACGTCCACAGAATACAAAACTAACCGCAATATAAAATCCAAAAATATACATATTTAATCAATTTTAATTCAAATCCCCTTACACCAGAATGTTGTATGGGGATTTTCAGTTTTATAAATATGATATGGGTCAAGTTTCTTAATTTTACTATCTACATAATTTGTAAATGATTATATATAAGCTATAGGTTAAATATAATCATTCAGCTAATTAGTAATAAACTTATTAGCTATACAATAGTTAGCAATTTCATTGACTCCAATACTCAATCAGATTAACAATATAACTGCGGAGAAGAAAAGAGGTTCAACTGAACCAACGCTTTGATTTACTTATTATAAGCAGTGTCATCAACTAATAGGTAATCGTCTTACTGGCAGGTTCAGATAACAATAAGAGTTAATCCAAGGAAATAATTATGAAAAGACTGTCAAAAATCATGTGCGCTGTTGTTGCCGCTTCAGGCTTAGCAGCTGCACCGTCAATCGCAGCAACAACTTATGTTGGTGCTAAAGTAGGTATGGGTTGGTTAGACAGTGCTTGTGTTGACAGCACGAACTGTGAAGATGATTCAGTTGCGGGTGGTATTTACGGTGGCTACAACTTTACTGATACGCTCGCGCTTGAGTTGAATGCCGATTACTTAGGTGATTACGACACGAGCTTCAACAATAATGGAGCAACTCAAAGATACAGCGACTCTATCGTAGCAATATCTTTGAGCCCAATGTATCGATTAGCGATTAAACAAGAATTTGATATTTTCTTCAAAGCTGGTCCTGCATATATCATGCATGACGACGAAGACGACGTTGTATTAGCCCTAGGTATCGGTGCTGAGAAACAGCTATCAGACGATTGGGCACTTCGAGTTGAATATCAATACTTCGATGATTTTGACGATAAGATCATCCAAGATCTTAACTCCAACCTTGTTACTGTAGGTCTTAGCTACAACTTCGGTACAGGCAATACTACCGCCTCGGCAGCTGCTGCCGCAGCCGCAGCTTCAATGACACAAGCACCATCTGAGCCAATCACAGAACCAGTCGTTGTGGAAGAAGAAAAGACAACAGTTGTTGTGACGAAAGCACACACTGAAAGCTTCTCTCAAGGCATGTTTGAGACGAACAGTACCGAGCTGTCTACAGACGGAAAAATCGCACTAGTGCCATTAATTGAAGTACTGAAGGCTCACCCTCAATCAACAGTTGAAGTTGTTGGTCACACTGACTCAACAGGTGCAGCTGAATACAACATGATGATCTCCAAAAAACGTGCCGCTGCAGTAGCTGCGCACATCGAAGAGCAAGGTATTGATGCTGACCGCATCACAGCTACAGGTGAAGGTGAAGAGAACCCAGTAGCATCAAATGATACTGCTGAAGGTCGTGCTCAAAACCGTCGAGTTGAAGCGACGATCCCTGGTTTCGAATATCAAGAAGAAGTACAAGTAGAAGAAGTTATCGTAGAAACTGCTGAATAATCGCACTCTACCTTAATCAAAATAACTAGGGCGGAGCACTCAACGTGCTCCGCCCTTTTCTTTGCCCGCCTTTGCTGTAATCAGAAGACTAGATAATTTCCCAGCTGTGAGTCATCTCTACGCCAGCACCCAACATTAGGCATACTGAACAGTATTTTTCTAGAGAATCAGAACATACTTTAGCAACCAACTCAGGATCAAGGTTGTCACCAGACACTTCAAAGTGAATATTAATCACAGTAAAGATCTTTGGCGCAGTTTCACGACGTGTCGTTTCTAGCTTTGCATTACAGCTTGTGATGCTTTGACCCGCAGATTTCAAACCATCTACTACATCAACAGAGCTACAGCCACCCGCAGCCATAAGGACCATTTCCATTGGGCTTGGCGCCGTTGCACCACCGCTGCCGTCCATAACAACAGAGTGGCCTGATTGAGATTGACCTAGGAATTTAAAGCCTTCGACCCATTTAACTTCTGCTTGCATGCTGTTCCTTAGATGTACGAAAAACGTCATCATTATCTATTATTTTACATCAATGCCTACACCCTACTACTGGCGGCATTTATGAGCAAGATTTTCTGAGTGGCACATTTTTTTTATGAATGATGCAATTTTTTCCATCTAAAACCTGTCTCTATTCGTACATTCAAAATCGAATGAGAAAACGTCAAGATGAGGTATCTATGAATAAATTATCTAAAATATTGGTATCACTCGTGGTTGCGCTACCACTGATTTCGCTGTTTGTGAGCCAGACTGGCACTGCCAATACAATGGATAAAACGGCTAATTCAGGTAAAAGTGAAATCGCGACACTGGCTGGTGGTTGTTTTTGGTGTACAGAATCCGATTTGGAGAAATTGACTGGTGTTACCGACGTTATATCAGGATATTCTGGTGGTGAATTAAAAAACCCAACCTACAAGCAAGTTTCATCAGGTAAATCAGGGCACATCGAAGTAATCAATGTGGCTTATAACCCTGATGTGGTTAGTTATGAGCAGGTACTTGACCAATTCTTCCGACACATAGACCCAACCGACGATAAAGGCTCTTTCGTAGACAGAGGTCCTCAATATCGACCTGCTATTTTCTATCGAAACCAAGAGCAGAAAGACGTCGCTCAGAACTTCATGATGGAAATCGATAAAGCTCAAATCTTTGGTGAACCGCTAAAGACAGAACTGATTGAATTTGAGAAATTCTGGCCAGCAGAAGACTATCACCAAGATTACTACAAAAAGAGCAAGGTTCGTTATAACTACTACCGCTATGCATCAGGTCGTGATCAGTACTTAGATAAAATCTTCGGTGAGGATAGAAAGGAAAATCCGCAAACACTCCGTCAGATTATCGATAGTAAGAATGCACGTGCAAATGCTAAGACATACAGTAAGCCGTCTGATGCAGAGATCAAAGCGAGCCTAACAGCACTTCAATACGATGTTACACAAGATGACGCTACAGAGCGCCCGTTTGACAACAAATACTGGGATAACAAACAGGAAGGTATCTACGTCGATATCGTAACAGGTGAACCGTTGTTCTCGTCGAAAGACAAATACAAATCAGGTACAGGTTGGCCGAGCTTTACGCAGCCCATTAGCGAGGCTTATGTGGTAACAACCACTGACTATAAACTATTTTATCCAAGAACTGAGGTTCGTAGCCGCTTTGGTGATTCGCACCTTGGACACGTGTTCAAAGATGGCCCAAAACCAACAGGCCTGCGTTACTGCATGAACTCAGCCGCGATGCGCTTTATCCCAGCAGATAAATTAGCGGAAGAAGGCTACGAAGAATACGTTGAGATGTTTGAGGGCTAATCAAAGACTAACCCCCAACTCGTTCTATTCACCAACAGCACGATCTCCATAAACAACAAAGCCAGCGTATCGCTGGCTCTCTTTTTTAAACGCGTTAATAAGAAGGGTTAATCCTAGCCTGTTAGCATTATTAACCCGTTAATACCGTATCTTCTGGGTATTTCAGTAAAGAAGGCTCTGGACGAGCCAACATATAAGCTAAAGTCAAAGGACCAATCCTCCCAATGACCATCACGACTATCATGATGTATTTTCCCGGCTCAGAGAGGCTTGCTGTTAACCCCGCCGTTAGTCCAACTGTCGCAAAGGCAGAAATCACTTCAAATATTACTCGGTCAAACTGAGCCTTTTCAGTAAGCATTAACAAAAACATTGCGGTGGTTAATAGTGCCCCACTTACCACAATGATAGCCAATGACTTTGTTACCGCTTGCCAAGTTACAGTTCGCTTAAACATCACGACATGTTTTTTCTGACGTAAGAAGGTCCAAGTCGCTACAAATGCAACCGCAAAGGTCGAAACCTTAATTCCGCCCCCCGTAGAGGTTGAGCCGGCACCAATCAACATAAGGACAATCATCACCAACAATGCAGGTTGAGTGTACTGAGATAAATCCACGCTATTGAACCCTGCAGTACGAGCACTCGCAGACTGGAAAAATGCCGCTAGCCACTGCCCTTGTGTCGATAACCCTTCCATCGTTGCAGAGTTATTTCTCTCCAACAACCAGAACATTACCGTTCCCACCAACAATAAAGTCGGTGTCGCTGTTAGCATAATCTTGGTGTGTAAATGCAAGTGCTGAAAACCTTTGCGCCAATTACTCGACAAGTCCCCCACCACCGTAAAACCAAGTCCCCCAAAAATGAATAAGCCTGCTAAGGTAGAGATCACCAATGGGTCGTCAACAAAGCTCATCATACTGTCTGAAAACAAAGAAAAGCCTGCGTTATTGAATGCTGATATAGCGTGAAAAAGCGCATAAAAACTTCCGGTTGCCCATCCCATTTCAGGCACCCAACGGAAACAAAGTAATATAAAGCCGATACACTCCGCCACCAATGCAAAAATAATGATCTTCCTTACTAATTTACGAAGGTTAATCTTACGATCTTGCCCAAGCGCTTCTTTCGCCAACGCTTGTTGTTTCAAACTTAGCCTAACACCAAACATATAGAGCAATACTGCTGACAGAGTCATCTGCCCTAACCCGCCCACTTGCATCAAAAACATCAGTAAGATTTTTCCTGCTAAAGTGAAGTGCTCACCCGTATCGACTACACCCAAACCGGTCACACTGATCGCGGAAGTCGCGGTAAACAACGCATCTGTAAAGCTAAGTCCAGAGACAGAAAAAACAGGAAGTGTAAGCAATAATGCAGCAGGGATAAGGACGCCTAAAAAACTCGTAAGGATAATTTTAGGTTCAGACCCTTTACGTGGTTTTTCATCTCTCTTAAGCGTGTAGAAAATACCTTTACGTTGAAACGAATTCATACTCTTACCTTATTACCAATCACCAATTACGTAATTTGTTAGACAAGGTCTCTTTCGGCCCAACAAGAATCACCACATCCCCCGTTTCTAAACTCACATCCAGCTCTGGTGCTTTGGTTAAATGCGGTCCTCGCTTAAAACCAAGGACATCAACACCGCTCTCTTTACACAGCTTAAGGTCACCAAGTTTCTTACCCAATAAGTTATGTCCGATAACAACCTCCGTCATCGCCAAGCCACTTCCAAGGTCAATAAACTCTAGAACGCGTCTATCTAACATTTTCCGCGCCACACGAATGCCCATATCTCGTTCTGGCATAATGATATAATCAGCACCAATCTTAGAAAGAATCTTGCCGTGAAACTTATCATTAGCCTTTACCCAAACCGCCTTTGATCCTGACTCTTTCACCACCAAAGTGGTTAAAATACTAGAGTTAACATCGGAGCCAATCGACACCATTACCATGTCATAATCGTCTAGCCTTAACTCTTTTACCGTCTCTTCGCTCGTACAGTTCGCAACAATCGCTTGTGAAACAAAAGCCGCAGCTTCTTTAACTCGATCTTCATCAATGTCGACGGCGAGTACTTGTGCTCCTGAACTTTGCAGCTCTCTACAAACAGATAACCCAAAACGCCCCAAGCCGATAACTGCATATTGTTTGTCGCTCATTTGAAGTCCCCGTTTAAGAAGTTGAATTATATCGGATAGCCAAACCTACATTAGTTTCTATCTCAAAAAAAGTCGAGTATGCAATAATAAGCTTATTCCATTATCATAATCGTTTGATTTATAAAGGTAGAGAACAACAGCAATTTCTGCTAATTTCCAACTCATAATTTCTGCGGCAGTACACACAATGAATGAATTCATAACCCAAGTTCAAACCTACATCAACCAGAGCCACAGTAACTGGTGGAGTAGCGTCTTATTTATCACCATCGCGAGTTTCTTAGCTTGGGTGGTTTGGCGAATTATCCATAGTCGTTTAGAAGTACTGGCTCAAAAAACGACTTTTCATTGGGACGACCTCCTGCTAGAAGCACTAAAAAGCCCTGTCAGCACGTTACTTTGGTGTTGGCCCGCAACGGTATCGGTTGGATTGATCCTTCAAGACCAGTTTGGCAATGAAATCAACTGGTTAAAGACTCTCAAACACATACTGATTATATGTACCTTTGTTTGGTTTACATTAAGAATGATCAGTAATGCAGAAGCATACGTCTTGGAACAGAAAACCAGAGACGAAACCACTGTACAAGCTATCGCCAAAGTCGCCCGACTATTCTTTATGACAATAGGTGGCCTCACTATCATGCAGGCATTTGGGCTCAGTTTATCTGGATTACTCACTTTTGGTGGTGTAGGTGGTTTAATCGTTGGTTTGGCAGCTAAAGATCTGCTGTCTAACTTCTTTGGCGGTATGATGATTTACTTCGATCGTCCTTTTAAAGTCGGTGACTGGATACGCTCTCCCGATCGTCAAATTGAGGGTACAGTAGAGCGCATTGGTTGGCGCATGACGATCATTCGCACTTTTGATAAGCGCCCTTTGTACGTTCCAAATTCAGTGTTCAGCAGTATTGTGGTGGAGAACCCATCTAGAATGCTGAACCGCAGGATCCATGAAACTTTTGGACTTCGTTATCAAGATGCCTCAAAACTCGCGCTAATTGTTAACGATGTAAAATCCATGCTTGAGACCCACCCAGACATTGACGCCAAACAGACGTTGATCGTTAACTTTGATAAATTTGGTCCATCAACGCTGAACTTTTTTATCTACACCTTCACAAAAACGGTCAATTGGGCGAGATACCACAGGGTGAAGCAAGACGTTCTATTACAGGTATTGGCGATTATTCATAAACACGATGCGAAAATCGCCTTCCCAACCCAAACACTTAAGATCGACTCTCAGAAAGTCAGTCTGCCTGAAGATGTTATTAATTCACATCCCGAAGCTCATTGATAAGTGATAAGCGTGGTAATATGGTGGGAGTAGCCCTTATACACCTAATTACCACCTTATGATTTTACCTGTCATCTTAGCTGGCGGCTCTGGTAGTCGCCTTTGGCCATTATCTCGTGAGCTTTACCCCAAGCAGTTCCTCAACATCGCTGGCGAACAATCGATGCTTCAACACACCCTTTTACGTTTGCAAGGCCTTGAAGCGCACTTAAGGGATACCGAGTGTGCCGCTCCCTTCATCATCTGTAACGAAGAACACCGCTTCATTGCTGCAGAACAAGCTCGATCGGCTAACATCCAACACAGTGGTATTCTGCTAGAGCCTGTAGGTCGAAACACAGCGCCCGCCATCGCACTCGCAGCCTTACAGGCCGTAAGTCACTCAAACAGCAACCAACAGAACGAGTCAGATCCAATATTATTGGTACTGGCAGCTGATCATCACATAGCCAAAACGACCGAATTTCAGCAAACGGTAGCGAGAGGTGTCGAATACGCGAAACAAGGCAAACTCGTCACATTTGGTATTACTCCGAACGCACCCGAAACGGGCTATGGTTATATCAAGAAAGGAGCTCCGCTCTCCAATCATGCTTACGCGATTGAATGTTTCGTTGAAAAACCCGATCTGGCAACTGCAGAGCAGTACATTGATTCGGGACAATACCTATGGAACAGCGGCATGTTCATGTTTACTGCGTCCCGCTATCTTGAAGAACTAGCCGAACATAGCCCAGAGATCTTAACCGCCTGTAAACTCGCACTTGAAAAACAAAATACTGACCTCGACTTTATCCGCATTGACACTGAAGCGTTTAAAAGCAGCCCAAGCGATTCTATTGATTATGCCGTGATGGAAAAAACTTCACACGCTGCAGTAATTCCTATGGATGTTGGCTGGAATGATATTGGTTCATGGTCTGCGATCTGGGATGTGAGTGACAAGGATGAGCACAACAACGTGATTGAAGGCGATGTGTTGACTGTCGACTCGCAACACAACTACATTCATGCTGAAAATAAGCTGGTTGCGACTGTGGGGGTCGAAAACCTGATTATTGTCGAAACCAAAGACGCGATATTGGTTGCGAATAAAGACAGAGTTCAGGGCGTGAAATCGATTGTTGAACAGCTTAATCAAGCAGGTCGAACCGAACATATACATCACCGAGAAGTCTTTAGGCCTTGGGGTAAATACGACGTCGTAGATCTTGGAAAGCGTGACAAAGTGAAGCGAATTACGGTAAATGCAGGGCAGAAATTGTCTTTGCAAATGCACCATCACAGAGCCGAACACTGGGTGGTCGTAGCTGGCACAGCCAAAGTCACCAATAACAATCAAAGCTATCTAGTCGAGGAAGATCAATCCACTTATATTCCGCTAGGCCACATTCATAGTCTAGAAAATCCCGGAGACACACCTCTCGAGATGATCGAAGTACAAACCGGCAGCTACCTCAGTGAAAACGATATCACTAGATATCAAGACAGTTATGGGCGAGATGTTTAAACCCAAAAGAGAACATTAATCTTCTAAGCCTAACAACCAACCGGAATAAAGCGGCGGCAATATAGTGAAACTAACATTAGATCTCAGTTGCTTTAAGAACAACGACGTTCGCGGCATTATCGGCAGTCAAATCAATGAACCGTTTGCTTACCTGCTCGGTAAGGCATTTGGACAACACCTCTTGAACCAAAGAGTCGAACATTCGTTAGAGGTTACCTATCAGCAACGGAACCACGACGGTAAAAAACAATTCTCGAACTCTGTAGCTCAGGTGGTGGTTGGTCGTGATAATCGAGATACATCTCTATCATTGCAAGACGCCATGACAAGAGGCTTAATCGAGTCTGGTATTACTGTCGTTAACTTAGGAGTGACAGGGACTGAAGAAGTCTATTTTGCTACCCGTCATCTTAATTCTATTGGCGGAGTACAAATAACCGCAAGCCACAACCCAATCAATTACAACGGCATGAAATTGGTAGGAGCTGATGCGAGCCCAATCAGCAAACATAGTGGGTTAAATGCGATCAAACGGAGAGTTGAAGCTTTAGGTAAAACATGTAATAGCAATAACACTGATGGTAATACACCTAATTACAGGTTACAGGCTAACCAAGTACCTCAGTGCTACACCAGCTCTAAATCGATAAGTGTATTGGATCCCTATGTAGATCACTTGCTCTCTTATATAAACCCTTTTGAACTCACACCAATGAAGATTGTGGTTAACGCAGGTAACGGTGTTGCAGGACATGTTATTGATGCGCTAGAAAGCCGTTTTATAAATCTTGGTGTCCCAATAAAGCTGATCAAGATTAATCATAAACCAGACGCTAAGTTTCCTAATGGTATCCCTAATCCGTTAATAATTGAGAATCAAAACGCGACAAGAGAAGCGGTTTTAAAGCATGCCGCAGACATTGGCATCGCTTGGGATGGAGATTTCGATCGTTGTTTCTTCTTTGATGAAACAGGTCGCTACATAGAAGGCTATTATATTGTTGGCCTGCTAATCGAAGCATTCTTACTCAAAGAGCCTAACGCAACCGTGTTACACGACATGCGTTTAACATGGAATACGATTGAAGTGGCCAATAAACTTGATGGGAACGCTATCGCTGTGAAAGCTGGACACGCTCTTATCAAAGAAGCGATGCGTAATAAAAATGCGGTTTATGGCGGTGAAATGAGTGCTCATCATTACTTTCGTGACTTTGGATATTGCGACTCAGGCATGATTCCGTGGCTACTTATCATTGAGCTAATATCAAAATCTGGACGATCTCTCTATCAACTCACCCAAGCAAGTATTAGTAACTTCCCATCGTCGGGTGAAATAAATCGTACAGTCTCAGACCCAAAACAAGTCATCGAAAACCTGCTCAATCACTACAAGAATAGCGCGTTAACGATCAGTGATATCGATGGCATCAGTGTTGAAATGAGTAACTGGCGTTTCAATTTAAGGATGTCGAACACAGAACCATTAATGCGCTTGAACGTAGAATCCAGAAAGGATCCGAAATTGCTCGCTGAGAAAGTCGATGAATTGTTGTCTTTTCTCGTTTAAAAAGCAGATAGCTCAAACTAAAACAGCGTCCAATAAAAAGTAAGCCCCAGTAAAAAGCCCTCGTGAATGTGAACGAGGGCTTTTTAATTTTTGGCCTACCTTTTGGCAACGAACCTACTGATTACGACGAGCTTCCACTGCATCCGCTAACTGGCGAAGCACTGTTTCAGTATCTTCCCAACCGATACACGCATCAGTGATAGACTGACCATATGTCGGAGCTTTGCCGTCCACTAAGTCTTGGCGACCTTCAACAAGATGAGATTCAATCATCACACCGAAAATCGCTTTGTCACCATTCGCAATTTGTGTGCTTACATCATCAGACACATTAATTTGACGTTGAAACTGCTTAGAGCTGTTCGCATGACTGAAATCGATCATGACCTTCTGTGGGAGGCCTGATGCAGCTAGCTCTTCTTTTATTTTACTTACATGCTCTGCACTGTAGTTTGGCTCTTTACCGCCCCGTAAAATAATATGGCAGTCAGGATTGCCTGCCGTTTCAATAATTGCAGAATGACCGTACTTTGTTACTGATAGGAAGTGGTGTGAAGCACTTGCCGAACGAATCGCGTCTGTTGCAATTTTAATATTGCCGTCTGTACCATTTTTGAAACCAACTGGACAAGATAGACCTGAAGCAAGTTCACGGTGAACTTGAGATTCAGTAGTACGTGCACCAATTGCCCCCCAACTTATCAGGTCTGCCACATATTGAGGTGTGATCATGTCAAGAAATTCACTTGCTGTTGGCATACCAAGATCCGTTAGGTCCAGCAGTAGCTTACGTCCGAGACGAAGACCGTCATTTAGCTTAAAAGTGTCATCCATGTATGGGTCGTTGATTAGCCCTTTCCAACCCACCGTTGTACGTGGCTTTTCAAAGTAAACACGCATCACGATTTCAAGCTTATCGCCAAGTTCGTCACGCAGTACTTTTAGACGCTTACCGTATTCAAGAGCCGCTTCTGGATCATGAATCGAGCATGGGCCAACAATCACCAACAGGCGATCATCACTTTCTTCTAAAATATCGTGAATGGCTTTACGGCTTGCAAAGGTTGTAGAAGAAGCAGTTTCTGTCGCTGGAAACTTCTCTAAAACAGCAACAGGGGGTAATAATTCTTTTACTTTGTTAATTCTTACATCATCAGTCTGAAACATTGCTTACTTCTTCCTATTTTCTATCCTTGAGCTGAATGTACGTCGTCTCACGTAACTTTCCATCAGCACTAATCTTCTTGTTCCCTGTAACTTAACTAGTAAAAACTCTAGTTTCAATCACTAATTAAAAAAAAAGGCAATTTTTTTTGTGTTTTACATTAACAACACCCCGTATAAATTAATTTACACCCCATGAATTACGAAACTTATAACAAGGTAGGACCCGCTGTTTTTCAAACTCCGCCCTAGTCATAGAATATTTTGAAACTGGATAATAAAAAAGCTCACGTTATTAGCGTGAGCTTAGATTTATTCACATTTTTTCAATGGCTTGACGACACTATCAAGTCCTTCGATTTTCAAGGCAAGACACAATTTTAACAAGTCACCCAGCTCGCCAGATGGAAAGCCCTTTTTAGCAAACCACAGCAAATATTCGTCAGGCAGGTCAATTAATATACGACCAGCGTATTTACCAAATGGCATTTGTACTCTGGCGAGCTTAATCAGATTCTCTTTCTCTAGCATTACCGGCTCTTTCTATGCTTCATTATGCTCTATAGAGTATCACCTAAACGTCCAACCCAATAGTTGGTGACACTGTGCGTCATTCTACGCATCAAAAGATCAATACTTGAACGGCTAACCTTAGTGGGTTGTGAAAATCGTCTGCCGATTTAATGCCAGTCGTAGTAAATGCTTGCTAGATTAAAGGAGATAAAGTTTAAAGGTTTTATAGTGCACTTAGATATGAGTGAAAACTCAAACGAGAATGACAAGCAATATAATAAAAGGTTGTAGGTAAAGGAGTTAAAATTTGAAGCTAGTTTTAATATTAGTCATGTTGAACAGTGTGTGCATACTCTACGATCACCTGATTTCCTTCTATATAG
This genomic window from Vibrio toranzoniae contains:
- a CDS encoding mannose-1-phosphate guanylyltransferase/mannose-6-phosphate isomerase, with protein sequence MILPVILAGGSGSRLWPLSRELYPKQFLNIAGEQSMLQHTLLRLQGLEAHLRDTECAAPFIICNEEHRFIAAEQARSANIQHSGILLEPVGRNTAPAIALAALQAVSHSNSNQQNESDPILLVLAADHHIAKTTEFQQTVARGVEYAKQGKLVTFGITPNAPETGYGYIKKGAPLSNHAYAIECFVEKPDLATAEQYIDSGQYLWNSGMFMFTASRYLEELAEHSPEILTACKLALEKQNTDLDFIRIDTEAFKSSPSDSIDYAVMEKTSHAAVIPMDVGWNDIGSWSAIWDVSDKDEHNNVIEGDVLTVDSQHNYIHAENKLVATVGVENLIIVETKDAILVANKDRVQGVKSIVEQLNQAGRTEHIHHREVFRPWGKYDVVDLGKRDKVKRITVNAGQKLSLQMHHHRAEHWVVVAGTAKVTNNNQSYLVEEDQSTYIPLGHIHSLENPGDTPLEMIEVQTGSYLSENDITRYQDSYGRDV
- the aroG gene encoding 3-deoxy-7-phosphoheptulonate synthase AroG, with amino-acid sequence MFQTDDVRINKVKELLPPVAVLEKFPATETASSTTFASRKAIHDILEESDDRLLVIVGPCSIHDPEAALEYGKRLKVLRDELGDKLEIVMRVYFEKPRTTVGWKGLINDPYMDDTFKLNDGLRLGRKLLLDLTDLGMPTASEFLDMITPQYVADLISWGAIGARTTESQVHRELASGLSCPVGFKNGTDGNIKIATDAIRSASASHHFLSVTKYGHSAIIETAGNPDCHIILRGGKEPNYSAEHVSKIKEELAASGLPQKVMIDFSHANSSKQFQRQINVSDDVSTQIANGDKAIFGVMIESHLVEGRQDLVDGKAPTYGQSITDACIGWEDTETVLRQLADAVEARRNQ
- a CDS encoding DUF3820 family protein, which gives rise to MLEKENLIKLARVQMPFGKYAGRILIDLPDEYLLWFAKKGFPSGELGDLLKLCLALKIEGLDSVVKPLKKCE